The Solidesulfovibrio sp. sequence CTGGCCAGACGCGTGATGGCCGCGGTCAGCGTGGTCTTGCCGTGGTCGATGTGGCCGATGGTGCCGATGTTGACGTGCGGCTTTTTCCGCTCGAATTTCGCCTTGCCCATGTCGTCCCCCTAAGCGCTGCCTGCGCGGGTCGTTTTGGTTTAACCTCGCCCGGTTTCGCCGCGGGCGTTATTTCTTCTTCATGATCTCGTCGGCCAGGGCCGCCGGGACCTTCTCGTAATGGTCGAACTGCATGCTGAAGGTGGCCCGGCCCTGCGACTTGGAGCGCAGGTCCGTGGCGTACCCGAACATGGAGGAAAGGGGCACGTGGGCGGTGATGATCTGGGCGCTGCCCCGGGAGTCCATCTTGGCGATGCGGCCGCGACGGCCGTTGAGGTCACCCATGACGTCGCCCATGTACTCGTCGGGCGTGACCACTTCCACGGCCATGATGGGCTCGAGCAGCACCGGGCCGGCCTTGTGCACGGCCTCCTTGAAGCACTGGGAGGCGCAGATGAAAAACGCCTGCTCCGAGGAGTCGACTTCGTGGTAGGAGCCGAAGACCAGCTTGGCCCGGATGTCCACCAGGGGAAAGCCGGCGATGACGCCGCCCTTCATGGCGTTCTGGATGCCTTTGTCCACGGCCGGGATGTATTCCTTGGGGATGACGCCGCCCACGATGTCGTTGACGAATTCGTAGCCGCCGTCTTCCTTGGGCTCGATCTCCAGCACCACGTGGCCGTACTGGCCGCGGCCGCCGGTCTGCTTGACGTAGCGCAGATCGTTCTTCACGGCCTTGGTGATGGTCTCGCGGTAGGCGACCTGCGGCGCGCCCACGTTGGCGTTGACGCCGAACTCGCGCATGAGCCGGTCGACGATGATCTCCAGGTGCAGCTCGCCCATGCCGGCGATCAGCGTCTGGCCGGATTCCTCGTCGGACTTGACGCGGAACGACGGGTCTTCCTTGGCCAGCTTGCCCAGGGCCTGGGACAGCTGGTCGCGGTCGGCCTTGGTCTTGGGCTCGATGGCCACCTCGATGACGGGCTCGGGGATGGTCAGCGATTCCAGGGCCACGGGCCGGCTTTCCGCGCACAGCGTGTCGCCGGTGGAGGTGATCTTCATGCCCACGGCGGCCACGATGTCGCCGGCGTCGGCTTCCTTTATCTCTTCACGCTTGTTGGCGTGCATCTTGAGCAGGCGGCCGATGCGTTCCTTCTTGCCGGTGTTGGCGTTGAGCACGGTCATGCCGGACTCGATGCGGCCGGAATAGATGCGCAGGAAGGTCAGGTGGCCGATGAACGGGTCGCTCATGAGCTTGAACGCCAGCGCGGCCAGGGGCTGCTTGGGGTCGCACGGGCACTCGATGAGCTTGTCCTCGTGGTCGGGATCGCGGCCGACCATGGCCGGGATGTCCACGGGCGAGGGCAGGAAATCGACCACGGCGTCGAGCAGGGGCTGCACGCCTTTGTTCTTGAAGGCCGAGCCGCACAGCACCGGGCAGATGGCCAGCCCGATGGTGGCCTTGCGGATGCCGGCGATGAGTTCCTCGGGCGTGAGCTCCTCGCCGCCGAGGTACTTCTCCATGAGGCTCTCGTCTTCCTCGGCGATGGCCTCGAGCATCTGCAGGCGCAGTTCCTCGTACAGGTCGGTCAGGTCCGCGGGGATGTCCTTGTAGACGTAATCCCGGCCCTGGCTGTCCGTGTCGAAGTAGATGGCCTTGCCCTGGATCATGTCCACCACGCCCTGGAAATTCTCCTCGGCGCCGATGGGGATCTGCAGCGGCACGGGCTTGGCGCCCAGGCGGTCGCGGATCATCTCCACGCAACGGAAGAAGTCCGCGCCGGTGCGGTCCATCTTGTTGACGAAGCTCATGCGGGGGACGCGGTAGCGCTCGGCCTGGCGCCAGACCGTTTCGGACTGGGGCTCGACGCCGGAGACGGCGTCGAACACGGCGACCGCCCCGTCAAGGACACGCAGGGAACGTTCCACCTCGATGGTAAAATCCACGTGGCCGGGCGTATCGATGATGTTGATGCGATGGTCACGCCAAAAGCAGGTCGTGGCGGCGGAGGTGATGGTGATGCCGCGCTCCTGTTCCTGGACCATCCAGTCCATGGTGGCCTGGCCGTCATGGACTTCGCCTATCTTGTGCGACACCCCGGTGTAAAAAAGAATACGTTCGGTGGTGGTCGTCTTCCCGGCATCGATGTGGGCCATGATGCCGATGTTGCGTTGCCGCTCAATGGGTACAGTCTTAGACACGACGCGATCCTTGTGCGACTACCACCGGTAATGGGCAAACGCCTTGTTGGCGTCGGCCATGCGGTGCGTATCCTCTTTCTTTTTCACGGCGCCGCCGCGATTGTGATAGGCATCCAGCAGTTCGCCGGACAGTTTCTCCGCCATGCCCTTCTCGCCGCGGTTGCGGGCGTTGCCCACCAGCCAGCGCAGGGCCAGGGTGAGCTGGCGCTCGGGCCGCACTTCCATGGGCACCTGGTAGGTGGCGCCGCCCACGCGGCGGGGCTTGACTTCCATGTGCGGCTTGACGTTGGCCACGGCCTTCTCGAAGGCCTTGAGGGGATCCTCGCCGGACTTCTCGGCCAGCACGTCCACGGCCTTGTAGAAAATGCCCTCGGCCACGCCCTTGTTGCCGTCGTACATGAGACGGTTGATGAACTTGGTCACCAGATGGCTGCCATACCGGGGATCGGGCAGCACCGAGCGCTTGGAAACCGGACCTTTGCGCGGCATACGCGTCTTCTCCTTTGACCGAAATTACTTGGGCCGCTTGGCGCCGTACTTGGAACGGCCCTGGCGGCGATCGGACACGCCGGCGGTATCGAGCGTGCCGCGGATGATGTGGTAGCGCACACCGGGAAGGTCCTTGACGCGGCCGCCCCGGATCATCACCACCGAGTGCTCCTGCAGGTTGTGGCCCTCACCCGGGATGTACGAGGTCACCTCGATGCCGTTGGTCAGGCGCACGCGGGCGACCTTGCGCAAGGCCGAGTTCGGCTTTTTGGGCGTCGTGGTGTACACGCGGGTGCACACGCCCCGGCGCTGCGGGCAGGCTTGCAGGGCGGGCGTCTTGCGGCGCTTGGCCACCTTGGCCCGCTCCTTGCGGATAAGTTGATTGATCGTGGGCATGGCCGTCTCCGTTCAATAAAAATCGTATTGTATGGCAAAGACAGAGGCATATAGACCCATCACCACCCCCTGTCAAGCGGCAATGGGACTGCCAGCGAAAAAAACAGGCCCCCCCACCCCTGCGGGCGGGAGGGCCTGACTTGTTACCCTACTTGTTCGGGTTTGTCAGCCTAGAAAGTGATGCGAAGGCCGGCATGACCACCCCAGCCGTCGAGGCCGGCGCTGTCGAAGCCGATGCGCTGGTAACGGCCGGCCAGCTCGAAGGACACGCTCGGCGAGAAGGCCACGGTGAAGCCGACGTCCACGGGCACGGTCGGGTTGGAGGTGTTGCCGCGGTGCCCGTCGGAATAATACGGGACGCGGTCGCCGGAGAACAGGCCGCCGATGCCGGTGCCGATAAAAAACGCGGCCTTGTCCGTGCGCACCGGGTAGTACCGGATCAGGGCGTTGGCGCCGAAGGCCCAGGGATTCTGGGAATAGCCGTCATGGCTGACGGCCGTGTACAGGAAGTTCCCGGCCGCCGTGTTGCGGTCGATCTTCTTCTGGTTGAACGAATAGGCCAGGGCCTCCAGGCCCAGGGACAGGCCGTCCATGACGAAATAGCCGCCGCTGGCGCCAAAAGTGAAATACGACTCCACTTCCTTCTGTCCGGTTCCGTAGAAACCGAATTCCGGCGTGACATAGGCGGTTCCCGCCTCGCCGATGGCGAACGACCGGGACGGTAACGCCGTAAAGCCGATCGCAACGGCTAACGCCAGCACCAAAATCTTTTGCAAACGCGCATTCATGGCCTTCCTCCTTGACTCCGTACACGTTAAGCGTTGCTTTCCGTCGGCGAGGCGTCCCTGTCCGTTCCGACCTTGAAACGAGCGCCGGACCAGCCCGCCTGGAGTAAGACATAAGTCGCCTTCGGGCTTTGACCAGGGGCCGGGGGCCTTTTCCTCCCCAGGTAAGACACCCGGCCAGACTCTTGCCTTCTTGCCGTCTATCAAACTGCTCAAGGCCGCGCAAGAGGCGTTTTCAGGGAGTGCCCGCGCCGCGCCCGGCTTGCCCTCTTGGCGCCATTCCGTTATCTTCCGGGATATTGCCGGCGAACCGGAGGGGGCATGGACGAAAAGAAGCCTTTCGGCGTGGACATGGAAGAACAGCTGGCCAAATACAAGGCCAAAATCGATTCCGCCCGCGAAGCGGCCAGGGAAAAGGGGCCGGACTTTTTCGACCGCTGGGCCGGCGAACTCGAGCACCTGCTCGAAAAATACGACAAGGCCCGCTACAGGCTCACCCTGCTGCGCAAGGGCGGCGGCGACGCCCTGTCCGAACTGCGCGAAGGCGTGGAGGCCGCCCTGGCCGACCTCAAGGCCGCCCTGGCCCGGGCCAAGGACAAGTTCTAGCCCGCCCGCCGCGTCCCCGGCCGCTGCGCGCGGGCGTTGGCTCCGGGTATCGGGCCGGGGCCTCCAGATGCCCCGTTTCCGACCGGCCGCGTCCGGGTTTCAGGGGCCGGGCCAGGCGTCCACCAGGTAGCCCGCCTCCCAGACGATCACCAGCAGCCAGAAAGCGATGCCGATACCCGCCCCGGCGGCGGCCATGTCCTTGATGGCCTTGATGCGCTTGTCCTCGTGGGCGACCAGGAAGTCGCACACGCCCTCGATGGCCGAATTGACGAGCTCCACGGCCAGCATCTGGCCCGTGGCCACCAGCACGATGCAAAAGTCCCGCCAATGGCCGGCCCAGGCGAAAATGGCCAGCACCGCCACCGAGACCACCACCTTCCAGGCCACGCTCGCGTCGTAGAGCACGGCGAAACGCAGACCGGACAGGACCACCAGCACCTTGCGCACCGGGTGCCAGCCCGGCTCGCCGGTTCCGAGGAACTTGTTGCGCACCGTCGCCCTCCCCGCCCGAACAACCTCCTTCCCCTGTACGGCAGCCCTGCCCCGGCGGCAACCGGCCGGCAAAACTTTCCGGCCCCCGAAAACACAAAAGGCGGCCCAATGGGAACCGCCCTTCGTGTCGCGGCCGTCGCCGGCCGAAAACGCCTCCGTTTACGCGTCCACGGACAAGCCGCCTTGCTGCGCGCCCAGGTCGAAAAGCCCCTGCTGCTCGGCGTAGCGGCCCGCCCCGTAACGGTTGGCGGCGTACTGGCCGATCAGCTCGGACAGGCCCTGGCCCTCGGTCAGGGAGGAACCGAAGGTGTTCCCCTGCGCCGTGGAGGAGAAGGGAATCTCCTTGGTGGACTGGCTGACGAGGTTGCCGTCGGCGTCGGTCACGGTGGTGGTTTCCTCGATGCCCTCGGAAGTGAAGGCCATGGTCACGGTGGTGGTGTTGCCGCTGCTGTCGGAGGACGAGGAACCGGAGGAGGCGCCGGACGAAGACGAGGAGCTGCTCGACGTGCCCGAAGCCGTCGATGTGCTGGTCGAATCGGAACTTGTGCTGGTGCTCGAGGAATCGGCGGAGGCCGTGATCGTCGGCGCGGTCGAGGACGACGTGGACGACACGAGGTTGCCGTCGGCGTCGTAGCTGGCGCTTTGCGTCATCGAGCCGCCGTCGGGGCCGTTTCGGGTCATGGAGGTGGTGACGCTGCCGTCGGCGGCGGTCAGGATGGTGCCGGTCTCCAGGACGGTGCCGTCGGCGGCGGTGAGGGTTTGGGTTTCCTTGAACCCGTCGGTGGTATTTTCCCCGGTGATGGTCCGGGTGGAGGTCTTGCCCGACGGATCGGTCATGGTGATGGTGGTGCTGTAGGAGCCGTCGGCGTTTTCGACGGTTTTTTCCGTGCCCACCTGGTTGCCGGAGGCATCGGTCAGGCTGGCGGAGGTGGTGGTCGAGCCGTCGTCGTTTTTGGTCACGGTCTCGGAGCGGGAGAGCCCGCCGCCCTCCCCGCCTTGCCCGCCCGCTCCGCCCTGGGCGCCGTCCATGGGTGGCGGCATTTCCCCTTCCTCGCCCTGGCCGGCGGTGGTCAGGCTGCCGGTTTCCATGTCGTAGGACAGCGAACCGTTGCTGGAAAGCAGTGCCGCGAGGATGTCGTTGAAGCTTCCGACGGAACTCGAGGTCGAGGACCCGGAAGAAGTTGCCGACGTGGCGTCGGTGGCGTCGCTTCCCTGCGACAGGAGACTCAGAATGGACGACTGGCTGTCGGTCGAGGAGGACTGCCCGTAGCTGGCGAGCAGTTGCTGCAACCAATAGTCGCTGCCGGATTGCCCTATGGACGATACGCTCATGTCCATCTCTCCTTTGGGCGGGAATTTTTTGCCGGATGTGGCCTGTCCCGTCTGGAGAGTGGCAAAAGACGTGCCGCAGCATGGCAAAAACTGCCGACGCGGCGGCCGGCGACAGGTTACAAGCAAGGCATGGGCCAACAAAAAAAGCCCGGCCGGGCGATGCCTGACCGGGCCATGCGTCGGGAGGCGCTAGCCGCCGAGATAGGCCTTTTTGACCTCGGGGTCGCGCCCGAGCTCCTCGGCCGTGCCCGAGGTCTTGATCTCGCCGGTGTCGAGCACGTAGCCGCGGTGGGCGAACGACAGGGCCACCTTGGCGTTCTGCTCGATAAGCAAAATGGTCAGCCCCAGCTCGTTGAGCTTTTTGAGCGTGCGAAACATCTCGTACATCAGAAGCGGCGCCAGGCCCATGCTCGGCTCGTCGAGCAGGATGAAGTCGCAGCCGGTCATGATGGCCCGGCCCACGGCCAGCATCTGCTGCTCGCCGCCGGAAAGCGATTCGCTGCGCTGCTTGCGCCGCTCGGACAGGCGCGGGAAAAGCGACAGCACCTTGTCCAGGTCGCGGGCCACGGCGTGCTCGCCGTCGGTGCGGGCGTAGGTGGCCAGCACCAGGTTCTCCATGACCGTGAGGTTGCCGAAGATGCGCCGGCCCTCGGGCGAGAGGTCCATGTGGAGCTTGCGCACCACGTCGTGGGGCTCCATGCCCAGGATGGAGGCCCCATCGTACTTGATGTCGCCCTCCACCACCTTGGGCGCTTCGGGGGGCGGCAGGCGCATGATGGACAGCAGCGTGGTGGTTTTGCCCGCGCCGTTGGCCCCAATCAGCGTGACGATCTCCCCCTTGTTGACGTGGAAGGAAATGCCGTGCAGGGCCTCGATGTTGCCGTACTTGACCCGGAGGTTTTCAACGGAGAGCAGCATCAGATTGTCTCGTCTCCCAGGTAGGCTTTGATGACCTCGGGGTTGTTCTGGATGGCCTCGGGCGTGCCCTCGGCGATGGTGGCCCCGAAATCGATGACCTTGATCCACTCGCAAAGGCTCATGACCACGTCCATCTGGTGCTCGATCATCCAGATGGCCAGGCCGAAATCCTTGTGGATGTCGGCGATGAGCTTGATGAGCCCGTCCACGTCGGCGGAGTTGAGCCCGGCGGCGGGCTCGTCGAGCATGAGCAGGGCGGGTTTGATGGACAGCGCCCGGGCGATCTCCACCAGCCGCTGCACGCCGTAGGGCAGGTTTTTCGGAAACTCGTGGGCGACCTCGCGCAGCCCCAGGCGGGCGAGGACCTCCATGGCGTGGTCCTCGATCTCGCGCTCGCGCTTCATGTAGCGCGGCGTGCGCAGGAAACAGTCGAGCAGGCCGTAGCCCAGGGCGTGGTACTGGGCGATGCGGATGTTGTCCAGCACCGTCATGTCGAACCACAGCCGGATGTTCTGGAAGGTGCGGGCGATGCCCCGGGCCGTGACGTCATGGGGCTTGAGGCCCTTGATCGACCGGCCCTTGAACAGGATATCGCCTCGCGTGGGCTTGTAAAAGCCGCTGACGAGGTTGAAGACCGTGGTCTTGCCCGCGCCGTTGGGGCCGATGAGCGCCACCAACTGCCCGGCCTCCAGGGCGACGGAAAACTCCGACACGGCGCACAGCCCGCCGAAGTACTGCGTCATTTCGTTTACTTCCAAAAGCGCCACGGCCTACCCCTTGAACGTGTAGAATTTGCGCAGTCCCGGAAACACATCGGCCAGTTCCCGCCGGCCCATGATGCCCTCGGGCCGAAACTGCATGAGAAGGACGAGCAGCAGCGGGATGACCACCCACTTGATGATCTGCAGGGGCCGCAGCGCCTCCATGAGCAGCGTGATGAGGATGGCCGACAGCACCGAACCCGACAGCGAGCCCATGCCGCCCAGATAGACCATGACCATCACTTCCGTCGACTTGAGGATGGTAAACGACCCCGGGTTCACGTAGCCGAGGATGTGGGCGAAAAGCCCGCCGGCCAGCCCGGCCAGGCCGCAGGAGACCATGAAGGCCACCAGTTTCACCCGGTCGGTGTTGACGCTCATGATCTCGGCCGCGATCTCGTCCTGGCAGATGGCGTCCACGCCCTTGCCGAAGGTGGAATAGATGAAGCGGCGAATGAGCCACACGGAAAAGATGGTGCCGACGATGACCCAGATCATGATCCAGGGCAGGTTGGCCGTGTCGTTCATGGCGTTCATGACCGAGGTCATGCCCATAAATCCCCTGGCCCCGCCGATGACGCCGATGTTCTCGATGGTGGACTTGACGATGTAGGCGGCGGCGATGGTGATGATGGCCAGATAGTCGCCCCGGGTCTTGAACGACGGGATGGCCACGAGCAGCCCCACCAGGGAGGCGCCCAGGGCTCCGGCCAAAAGGACCAGCGGAAACAGCCACACGGCCATGTCCGGCGACAGCAGCGGGTCGCCGAAGGCGGCGGACTTGGCGAAAAGGGCCACGGACAGCACCGAGGAGACGTAGGCGCCCACGGCCATGAACCCGGCGTGGCCGCAGGAAAACTCGCCCATGTTGCCGTTGATGATGTTCAGGCTCGACGACAGGATGATGTTGACGCCCATGAACATGACCACCGACTGCCAGTAGATGTTCATGGTTCCGGATTTGGAGGCCCAGACCAGCACGGCGAAAACGACGGCCAGCAGGGCGGGGACGGTCAGGCGCTTCATGGCGGGTCTCCCTGGCTGGTCCTAGATTTTGGTCCGCCGGGCCACGCCGAAAAGGCCCGTTGGCCGGATGGACAGGATGAGCAGCAAAATCGAAAAGGCGATGAGGTCGCGGAAGGTGGACGGGAAAAAGGCCACCACCATGATCTCCACGAACCCGAGCAGAAACCCGCCGGCAAAGGCCCCGGCGATGGAGCCGATGCCGCCGACCACCGCGGCGATGAAGGCCTTCCAGCCGATCAGCGCCCCCATGTAGGGGTCGAGCACCGGATAGGTCATGGCGAAGAAAAGCCCGGCCAGCCCGGCGAAGCCCGAGCCCAGCACGAAGGTGAAGACGATGACCGTGTCGGCCGGAATGCCCATGAGCGGCACGGCGAAGCGGTCGTAGGAGATGGCCCGCATGGCCATGCCGATCTTGGTGCGGGTGACGATGAAGTGCAGGAGCAGAAAGGACAGGATGGCCACGCCGATGACCATCAGCTTGATGTTGGTCACGGTGACGCCGAAAAGATTGTAGACCTGGGTCGGGATGAGCGTGGGGAAGCTCTTGCGGCTGGCCCCGAGCAGGGCCAGGTTGCCGTTTTCCAGGATCAGCCCGCACATCAGCGCCGTGATGACGACGTAGAGGCGGTTGACGCCCTTGCGCCGCAGCGGCCGATAGGCCACGCGCTCCAGGGTCACGCCGACCACGGCGGTCAGCAGCATGGTCAGCGGCACGGCCAGGGAAAGGACCAGCCAGCCGGGCAGGCCGGGGATGGCCCCGTACTTGCCAAGCAGGAAGGTGCACACGAAAAAGGCGATATAGGCCCCGACCATGAAAATGTCGCCGTGGGCGAAGTTGATCAAAAGCAGCACGCCGTAGACCAGGCAGTAGCCAAGGGCGATCAGGGAATAGAAACTTCCCCACTGCAGGGCGTTCAGCAGGTTTTGCAAGAGGCTTTGCAGCAACGGAGACCCCCTTGGCGCATGTTGTGGCCTGTCCGGCGGGCGTGGCCGCCATCCAGGCGAAATGTTGCGGCATGGCGTCCGGGACGCGCGCCAAGGCGGCGTCCCGGACGCGCCGGAGGCCGGCCGACGGCCGGTCCGGGGCTACGGGCAAACGGACTTGTAGAAGGCGAACTTGCCGGCGTCGTCGATTTTCACCACCACGGCGCACTTGATCGGGTCGTGGTCGCCCGTGGCCGGGTAGGACATGTCGCCGGTGATGCCCTCGAACTTCTTGATGCCGGCCATGGCCTTCATGAGGGCCTCGCGGTCCTTGGCCATGTCGCCGGTGATGGCGGGCAGGGTCTGGACGGCGGCGAGCATCAGGTTGGCGCCGTCCCAGGTGAGGGCGGCGACGTCATCGGGGGTCTTCTTGTAGAGCTTGGTGTACTCGTCGATGAATTCCTTGGTCTTGCCCTTGGCGCCGGCGGCGGCGTAGTGGGTGACGAAGAAATAGCCCTTGCAGTCGTCGCCGCAAAGCCCCATCAGGTCGCCGGAACCCCAGGAGTCGCTCCCGAGTACGGGCTTGTTGAAGCCCAGGGACTTGGCCTGCTTCACGACCAGCGGCACCTCGTTGTAGTACTGGGGCACGAACAGCACGTCGGCGCCGGACTTGGCGATGTTGGTCAGCTGGGCCGAGAAGTCCACGTCTTTGGTGGTGAAGGTCTCGAAGGCGACCACCGAGCCGGGGCCGTTGATCTTCTCGAAGGCGGCCTTGAAGTCCTCGGCCAGGCCCTTGGGGTAGTCGGAAGCGATATCGTAGAGGACGGCGGCCTTTTTGGCCTTGAATTCCTCGGAGGCGAACTTGGCGGCCGTGGGGCCCTGGAAGGTGTCCAGGAAGCAGCCGCGGAAGACGTAGGGGCGGTTTTTCGTGGTGTTGGGGTTGGTGGACCAGGGGGCCATCATCGGGGTCTTGAGGTCATTGGCGGCCTCGCCGGCGGGCACGGCCTGCTTGCTCGACTGGGGACCGACCATGCCCAGGACGCCATCCTGGGTGATGAGCTTGCGGGCGGTGGACAGGGCGGATTCGGCCTTGGACTCGTTGTCCTCGTAGATGAACTCCACCAGGTACTTCTTGCCGCCCACTTCGATCCCACCGGCGTCATTGATCTTTTTTTTGAGCATTTCGGCGGCGTTTTTCGAGGATTCGCCAACGTCCGGAATGTCGCCGGTCATGGGGATGTTAAACCCCAGTTTGATGGTGTCCGCGGCGCGGGCCGGGGCGGCCATCCCGAGGACGAGAAAAAGGGCAATGAGCCAGGACCTTTTCATGAGCGCCTCCTGTTTACAGTCGATTTCAAGGACTTACGACCATCGATAAGTTCTTGAGGCAATACATGATCTCGACCGGGATGGGAATCCCCCGCAGCCCCTCTGACACATATTTGTGAAACATCGCCGGGGGAAGGCTATTTTTTCCTCCCCCGGCGAGAGGTCTGACGTTTTAGGCCAGGGCGGCTTCCACCGGTGTCAGCGGCAGGTCGAAGGCCTCGGCCACGCCGGCGAAGGTCAGCATGCCGGCATGGGTGTTGAGCCCCAGCGCCAGGGCGCTGTCCTCGCGCAGGGCGTCGATGCCCTTGGCCGCGAGCTTCAGGGCATAGGGCAGGGTCTGGTTGCACAGGGCGTAGGTCGAGGTGCGGGGCACGGCGCCGGGCATGTTGGCCACGCCGTAATGGACCACGCCGTCGATGACGTAGGTGGGGTCGGCGTGGGTGGTGGCCTTGATCGTCTCCACGCAGCCGCCCTGGTCCACGGCCACGTCCACGATGACCGAGCCTTCCTTCATGGTGGGCAGCATGTCGCGGGTGACCAGGTGCGGGGCCTTGGCGCCGGGGATGAGCACCGCGCCGATGAGCAGGTCGGCGTAGGTCACGGCCTTGCGGATGTTGGCCTCGTTGCTGGCCATGGTGACCACGCGGCCCTGGTAGATGTCGTCGAGGTACTGGAGCCTGGCGTGGTTGATGTCGAGCACGGTCACTTGGGCGCCCATGCCCACGGCCAGCTTGCAGGCGTTGGAACCCACCACGCCCGCGCCGACCACCACCACCGAGGCTTGGGGCACGCCGGGCACGCCGCCAAGGAGAATGCCCCGCCCGCCCTGGGATTTTTCCAGGGCGTGGGCGCCGACCTGCGGCGCCATGCGGCCGGCCACCTCGCTCATGGGAACGAGCAGCGGCAGGGCGCCCTCGGGCAGCTGCACGGTCTCGTAGGCCACGCCCGAGGTGCCGCAGGCGAGCAGCGCATCGGTCAGGGCCCGGTCGGCGGCCAGGTGCAGGTAGGTGAAAAGCAGCAGGTCCTTGCGCAGGTATTTGTACTCGCAGGCGATGGGCTCCTTGACCTTGATGACCATCTGGGCGCCCCAGGCCGTGGCGGCATCGACAAGT is a genomic window containing:
- a CDS encoding ABC transporter ATP-binding protein, coding for MLLSVENLRVKYGNIEALHGISFHVNKGEIVTLIGANGAGKTTTLLSIMRLPPPEAPKVVEGDIKYDGASILGMEPHDVVRKLHMDLSPEGRRIFGNLTVMENLVLATYARTDGEHAVARDLDKVLSLFPRLSERRKQRSESLSGGEQQMLAVGRAIMTGCDFILLDEPSMGLAPLLMYEMFRTLKKLNELGLTILLIEQNAKVALSFAHRGYVLDTGEIKTSGTAEELGRDPEVKKAYLGG
- a CDS encoding branched-chain amino acid ABC transporter permease, translated to MLQSLLQNLLNALQWGSFYSLIALGYCLVYGVLLLINFAHGDIFMVGAYIAFFVCTFLLGKYGAIPGLPGWLVLSLAVPLTMLLTAVVGVTLERVAYRPLRRKGVNRLYVVITALMCGLILENGNLALLGASRKSFPTLIPTQVYNLFGVTVTNIKLMVIGVAILSFLLLHFIVTRTKIGMAMRAISYDRFAVPLMGIPADTVIVFTFVLGSGFAGLAGLFFAMTYPVLDPYMGALIGWKAFIAAVVGGIGSIAGAFAGGFLLGFVEIMVVAFFPSTFRDLIAFSILLLILSIRPTGLFGVARRTKI
- a CDS encoding branched-chain amino acid ABC transporter permease, producing the protein MKRLTVPALLAVVFAVLVWASKSGTMNIYWQSVVMFMGVNIILSSSLNIINGNMGEFSCGHAGFMAVGAYVSSVLSVALFAKSAAFGDPLLSPDMAVWLFPLVLLAGALGASLVGLLVAIPSFKTRGDYLAIITIAAAYIVKSTIENIGVIGGARGFMGMTSVMNAMNDTANLPWIMIWVIVGTIFSVWLIRRFIYSTFGKGVDAICQDEIAAEIMSVNTDRVKLVAFMVSCGLAGLAGGLFAHILGYVNPGSFTILKSTEVMVMVYLGGMGSLSGSVLSAILITLLMEALRPLQIIKWVVIPLLLVLLMQFRPEGIMGRRELADVFPGLRKFYTFKG
- the rpsG gene encoding 30S ribosomal protein S7, which produces MPRKGPVSKRSVLPDPRYGSHLVTKFINRLMYDGNKGVAEGIFYKAVDVLAEKSGEDPLKAFEKAVANVKPHMEVKPRRVGGATYQVPMEVRPERQLTLALRWLVGNARNRGEKGMAEKLSGELLDAYHNRGGAVKKKEDTHRMADANKAFAHYRW
- the fusA gene encoding elongation factor G, with product MSKTVPIERQRNIGIMAHIDAGKTTTTERILFYTGVSHKIGEVHDGQATMDWMVQEQERGITITSAATTCFWRDHRINIIDTPGHVDFTIEVERSLRVLDGAVAVFDAVSGVEPQSETVWRQAERYRVPRMSFVNKMDRTGADFFRCVEMIRDRLGAKPVPLQIPIGAEENFQGVVDMIQGKAIYFDTDSQGRDYVYKDIPADLTDLYEELRLQMLEAIAEEDESLMEKYLGGEELTPEELIAGIRKATIGLAICPVLCGSAFKNKGVQPLLDAVVDFLPSPVDIPAMVGRDPDHEDKLIECPCDPKQPLAALAFKLMSDPFIGHLTFLRIYSGRIESGMTVLNANTGKKERIGRLLKMHANKREEIKEADAGDIVAAVGMKITSTGDTLCAESRPVALESLTIPEPVIEVAIEPKTKADRDQLSQALGKLAKEDPSFRVKSDEESGQTLIAGMGELHLEIIVDRLMREFGVNANVGAPQVAYRETITKAVKNDLRYVKQTGGRGQYGHVVLEIEPKEDGGYEFVNDIVGGVIPKEYIPAVDKGIQNAMKGGVIAGFPLVDIRAKLVFGSYHEVDSSEQAFFICASQCFKEAVHKAGPVLLEPIMAVEVVTPDEYMGDVMGDLNGRRGRIAKMDSRGSAQIITAHVPLSSMFGYATDLRSKSQGRATFSMQFDHYEKVPAALADEIMKKK
- the rpsL gene encoding 30S ribosomal protein S12: MPTINQLIRKERAKVAKRRKTPALQACPQRRGVCTRVYTTTPKKPNSALRKVARVRLTNGIEVTSYIPGEGHNLQEHSVVMIRGGRVKDLPGVRYHIIRGTLDTAGVSDRRQGRSKYGAKRPK
- a CDS encoding ABC transporter substrate-binding protein; its protein translation is MKRSWLIALFLVLGMAAPARAADTIKLGFNIPMTGDIPDVGESSKNAAEMLKKKINDAGGIEVGGKKYLVEFIYEDNESKAESALSTARKLITQDGVLGMVGPQSSKQAVPAGEAANDLKTPMMAPWSTNPNTTKNRPYVFRGCFLDTFQGPTAAKFASEEFKAKKAAVLYDIASDYPKGLAEDFKAAFEKINGPGSVVAFETFTTKDVDFSAQLTNIAKSGADVLFVPQYYNEVPLVVKQAKSLGFNKPVLGSDSWGSGDLMGLCGDDCKGYFFVTHYAAAGAKGKTKEFIDEYTKLYKKTPDDVAALTWDGANLMLAAVQTLPAITGDMAKDREALMKAMAGIKKFEGITGDMSYPATGDHDPIKCAVVVKIDDAGKFAFYKSVCP
- a CDS encoding ABC transporter ATP-binding protein, producing the protein MALLEVNEMTQYFGGLCAVSEFSVALEAGQLVALIGPNGAGKTTVFNLVSGFYKPTRGDILFKGRSIKGLKPHDVTARGIARTFQNIRLWFDMTVLDNIRIAQYHALGYGLLDCFLRTPRYMKREREIEDHAMEVLARLGLREVAHEFPKNLPYGVQRLVEIARALSIKPALLMLDEPAAGLNSADVDGLIKLIADIHKDFGLAIWMIEHQMDVVMSLCEWIKVIDFGATIAEGTPEAIQNNPEVIKAYLGDETI
- a CDS encoding GTP-binding protein, with protein sequence MGKAKFERKKPHVNIGTIGHIDHGKTTLTAAITRLA
- a CDS encoding diacylglycerol kinase; the protein is MRNKFLGTGEPGWHPVRKVLVVLSGLRFAVLYDASVAWKVVVSVAVLAIFAWAGHWRDFCIVLVATGQMLAVELVNSAIEGVCDFLVAHEDKRIKAIKDMAAAGAGIGIAFWLLVIVWEAGYLVDAWPGP